One window of the Shewanella cyperi genome contains the following:
- a CDS encoding 4'-phosphopantetheinyl transferase family protein: MNNIKPQSLLIQLDFVRLPLWRQGCHDALLQRLEQARHWLSVSELERLSAGPMAWVAQQQLASRVLLRAILASRTGLSPQALQFSYGDKGKPALVNHPGLQFNLSHSGHWLLLASCDSDHMQLGADIERLRPKTDVDSIMRHYFAGAELAQLQALGSDDRRQAFFDLWALKESFIKATGLGLAQDLRSFGFELDKRTPMTRADFPELESCLAPYGELDGAEWQSWLGRLDDEYRFALTLHKDGAGECCWQRHFSELADWLPG; this comes from the coding sequence GTGAACAACATCAAGCCTCAATCACTTCTCATCCAACTGGATTTTGTCCGACTCCCCCTATGGCGACAGGGCTGCCATGATGCTTTGCTGCAAAGGCTGGAGCAGGCTCGTCACTGGCTGAGCGTCAGCGAACTGGAGCGTTTGTCAGCAGGTCCCATGGCCTGGGTGGCCCAGCAGCAATTGGCAAGCCGGGTTCTGCTGCGGGCCATATTGGCGAGCCGGACCGGCCTCAGTCCGCAGGCGTTGCAGTTTTCCTACGGCGACAAGGGCAAGCCGGCATTGGTGAACCATCCCGGTTTGCAATTCAATCTGAGTCACAGTGGTCACTGGTTGCTGCTGGCAAGCTGCGACAGTGACCATATGCAGCTGGGAGCCGACATAGAAAGGCTGAGGCCCAAAACCGACGTCGACAGCATAATGCGCCACTACTTTGCCGGCGCCGAGCTGGCGCAATTACAGGCTCTGGGAAGCGATGACAGACGGCAGGCATTTTTCGATCTCTGGGCCTTGAAGGAGTCGTTTATCAAGGCGACGGGCTTGGGCCTGGCCCAGGATCTGCGCAGTTTCGGTTTTGAGCTCGATAAACGAACCCCCATGACCAGGGCAGATTTTCCCGAACTTGAAAGTTGCTTGGCGCCCTATGGTGAATTGGACGGCGCTGAGTGGCAGTCATGGCTGGGACGTTTGGACGATGAATACCGTTTTGCGCTGACGCTGCATAAAGATGGCGCAGGCGAATGTTGCTGGCAACGCCACTTCAGCGAGCTGGCAGATTGGCTGCCCGGATGA
- the queF gene encoding NADPH-dependent 7-cyano-7-deazaguanine reductase QueF (Catalyzes the NADPH-dependent reduction of 7-cyano-7-deazaguanine (preQ0) to 7-aminomethyl-7-deazaguanine (preQ1) in queuosine biosynthesis) — protein MTRNHDPYSDAAELAGLTLGQATEYQAEYAPSLLQGVPRKLNRDAIQLTEPLPFHGADIWTGYELSWLNAKGKPMVAIADFQLDATSSQLIESKSFKLYLNSFNQTRVASVDALNKMLEQDLSQCAGGKVKVRIIEPRHFGSLRLVELPGTCIDDLDIEVNDYQFNPDHLQGSTDDKQIVAETLTSNLLKSNCLITSQPDWGSVMIRYQGPKIDREKLLRYLISFRQHNEFHEQCVERIFMDLKRYCHCAKLTVYARYTRRGGLDINPFRSDFEHLPENNRLARQ, from the coding sequence ATGACACGAAATCACGATCCCTATAGCGATGCCGCCGAGCTGGCTGGCCTGACCCTGGGTCAAGCTACAGAATACCAGGCCGAGTATGCACCATCGCTGCTGCAAGGGGTTCCCCGCAAACTCAACCGCGATGCTATCCAGCTGACGGAGCCCCTGCCCTTTCACGGCGCCGACATCTGGACCGGTTATGAATTATCCTGGCTCAATGCCAAGGGCAAGCCCATGGTGGCCATTGCCGATTTTCAGCTGGACGCAACCAGTAGCCAGTTGATCGAGTCCAAGTCATTCAAGTTGTATCTCAACAGTTTTAACCAGACCCGGGTGGCCAGTGTTGACGCCCTCAACAAAATGCTCGAGCAGGACCTGAGCCAGTGTGCCGGCGGCAAGGTCAAGGTGCGTATCATAGAGCCCAGGCATTTCGGCAGTCTGAGATTGGTGGAATTGCCGGGCACCTGCATCGACGATCTGGATATCGAGGTCAACGATTACCAGTTCAATCCGGATCACCTGCAAGGCAGCACGGACGACAAGCAAATAGTGGCCGAGACCCTGACCTCCAACCTGCTGAAGTCCAACTGCCTGATCACCTCGCAGCCGGATTGGGGCAGCGTGATGATCCGTTATCAGGGTCCCAAAATCGACAGGGAAAAGCTGCTCCGTTACCTGATATCCTTCCGCCAGCACAATGAATTCCATGAGCAATGTGTCGAGCGGATCTTTATGGATCTCAAGCGCTATTGCCATTGTGCCAAGTTGACCGTCTATGCCCGTTACACCCGCAGGGGTGGGCTCGACATCAACCCCTTCCGCAGTGATTTCGAACATCTGCCGGAAAACAATCGCCTGGCACGGCAATAA
- the syd gene encoding SecY-interacting protein, whose product MSCLAALTKFHQLYLQAFSNCLDSLPQTFPNGDSVCIVGEQVSHKPVYWQPVACEPPMHFDNIAAALELNLHPDIAAFYGHFFAGALTFDSPWGAGELLQVWNPQDLELLQQNLIGHLLMKKQLKQAPTWFIGVFDEGDSMLTVNNDDGSVWREIPGNEPCEQLALSLSEFLGVIKPRVAPPQEHHDYQDVSLEHPGIFASIKRMWHNLTGRR is encoded by the coding sequence GTGTCTTGTCTGGCCGCTTTGACAAAATTTCATCAGCTCTATCTGCAGGCCTTCAGCAATTGCCTGGATTCCTTGCCCCAGACTTTTCCGAATGGCGACTCTGTTTGCATCGTCGGTGAACAGGTCTCCCATAAGCCGGTTTATTGGCAACCGGTAGCCTGTGAGCCGCCTATGCATTTCGATAACATAGCGGCGGCGCTGGAGTTGAACTTACACCCGGATATCGCGGCTTTTTATGGTCATTTTTTTGCAGGCGCGCTGACGTTTGACTCACCCTGGGGGGCGGGGGAGTTGTTGCAGGTTTGGAACCCGCAGGATCTTGAGTTGCTTCAACAAAATCTCATTGGCCATCTGCTGATGAAGAAGCAGTTGAAGCAAGCACCAACCTGGTTTATCGGTGTATTCGATGAAGGGGACTCGATGCTGACGGTCAACAATGACGATGGCAGCGTGTGGCGCGAAATCCCTGGGAATGAACCCTGCGAGCAATTGGCTTTGAGTCTCTCCGAGTTTCTCGGCGTCATAAAACCCAGGGTTGCGCCGCCCCAAGAGCACCATGATTATCAGGACGTCAGCTTGGAGCATCCGGGCATCTTTGCCAGCATTAAACGCATGTGGCATAACCTGACTGGGCGGCGCTGA
- a CDS encoding Zn-ribbon-containing protein encodes MYVAELRFECFADTTINRAQTAINGFLEALRANGQILGREFAVSFHDAEFRVRLMLPEPQSLAHRYHSPWVKQALLALTDAKLLAPREKLLGQDINANESCLETPSWQLLYTSYVHMCSPLRSGDNLLPIPLYRIPATFNGDHKQLIRWQTEWQACDELQMASATKAEFAALEELGSCDSDLFRRGWDLRGRIEYLTKTPTYYYLYRVGGNSLKAELQRPCPRCGNKEWRQSEPLLDMFHFRCDQCRVVSNLSWDYQ; translated from the coding sequence ATGTACGTCGCCGAGCTCCGTTTTGAATGTTTTGCCGACACCACCATCAACCGCGCCCAAACGGCCATCAATGGCTTCCTGGAGGCATTAAGGGCCAATGGCCAAATCCTGGGACGGGAATTCGCGGTCTCGTTCCACGATGCCGAATTCAGGGTCAGATTAATGCTGCCCGAGCCCCAGAGCCTGGCACATCGCTATCACAGCCCCTGGGTTAAACAAGCGCTGCTGGCATTGACCGATGCCAAACTGCTGGCACCAAGGGAAAAACTGCTGGGTCAGGATATCAATGCCAATGAAAGCTGTCTGGAAACACCCTCATGGCAATTGCTCTATACCAGTTATGTGCACATGTGCTCACCGCTGAGAAGTGGTGACAATCTGCTTCCCATTCCCCTGTATCGTATCCCGGCCACCTTTAATGGTGATCATAAACAATTGATACGCTGGCAGACAGAATGGCAAGCCTGTGATGAGCTGCAAATGGCATCGGCCACCAAGGCAGAATTTGCCGCACTGGAAGAGCTTGGCAGCTGCGACAGCGACTTGTTTCGCCGGGGGTGGGATTTGCGGGGCCGCATCGAATACCTGACCAAGACCCCCACCTATTACTACCTCTACAGAGTGGGGGGCAACAGTCTCAAAGCGGAGCTGCAACGCCCTTGTCCCCGCTGCGGCAACAAGGAGTGGCGTCAATCCGAACCCTTGCTGGACATGTTCCACTTCCGTTGCGATCAATGCCGTGTAGTGTCCAATCTATCCTGGGACTATCAGTAA
- a CDS encoding DUF3192 domain-containing protein: MKAAYCAALLVASIGLSGCMVNLSDGDRDWSSSHWQKMEQQNRENLARLDLGMSKDQVLTLMGKADFNEAYVKEGKQIQVLFYRTQRTDQDGNTTKDECTPVVISDNKLVGWGSTAYALI; encoded by the coding sequence ATGAAAGCTGCATATTGCGCTGCATTGCTGGTTGCATCCATCGGACTGAGCGGTTGTATGGTGAACCTGAGTGATGGTGACAGGGATTGGTCAAGCAGTCATTGGCAAAAGATGGAACAACAGAACCGTGAAAATCTGGCGCGTTTGGATCTGGGCATGTCCAAGGATCAGGTACTGACCTTAATGGGGAAAGCGGATTTCAATGAAGCCTATGTCAAAGAAGGCAAACAAATCCAGGTACTCTTTTACCGTACCCAGCGCACAGATCAGGATGGCAATACCACCAAGGATGAATGCACCCCAGTGGTGATCAGCGACAACAAATTGGTGGGTTGGGGCTCGACCGCTTACGCCCTGATTTAA
- a CDS encoding DUF2789 domain-containing protein: MDTTPTDMSHLFEQLGLPHQTGAINNFIDSHSVDDGVAIWQAKFWSPAQASFLREALDADAQWSELIDQLDTMLRK; this comes from the coding sequence ATGGATACCACACCAACAGACATGAGCCACCTGTTCGAACAGTTAGGATTACCCCATCAAACAGGCGCCATCAATAACTTTATCGACAGCCATTCGGTTGATGACGGCGTAGCAATTTGGCAGGCAAAATTTTGGAGCCCGGCACAGGCCTCTTTCCTGCGCGAAGCCTTGGATGCGGATGCCCAGTGGTCTGAATTGATAGACCAACTGGACACCATGCTGAGAAAGTAA
- a CDS encoding GNAT family N-acetyltransferase gives MDHSTLEHFRAVYLTAEDLRVAASILFNAYHDDPFFKDALYTGDKFLYEQKLRAAIREELHELWQQEQVLIGWFEEERLIGVACVITQQVPLGDGRYWHWRLKMLLGTGWQSTQRLMKKENSIVEHLPGNRCGILQFIALAPGEQGKGNGGQLLRAVLGWCDDQPDLEGLAVFVSVPMHQHLFFSAGFEALAHLQIGNVDGELLFYRKEPHE, from the coding sequence ATGGACCACTCTACCTTAGAGCACTTTCGCGCAGTTTATCTTACCGCAGAAGATCTTAGAGTTGCGGCCTCCATTCTTTTCAATGCCTACCACGATGATCCGTTTTTCAAGGATGCCCTTTATACGGGTGACAAATTCCTGTACGAGCAAAAACTGCGTGCCGCCATTCGTGAAGAGTTGCACGAATTGTGGCAACAGGAACAAGTCTTGATAGGATGGTTTGAGGAAGAGCGTTTGATCGGAGTAGCCTGTGTGATCACCCAGCAGGTTCCCCTGGGGGACGGGCGTTATTGGCATTGGCGGCTTAAAATGCTGCTGGGAACCGGGTGGCAGTCGACACAAAGGCTGATGAAGAAAGAAAACTCAATTGTTGAGCATCTGCCCGGAAATCGTTGCGGCATATTGCAATTTATTGCCTTGGCCCCAGGGGAGCAGGGAAAGGGGAATGGCGGTCAGTTATTGCGTGCCGTGCTTGGCTGGTGCGATGACCAGCCCGACCTTGAGGGACTGGCCGTTTTTGTGAGCGTGCCTATGCATCAACATCTGTTTTTTTCTGCAGGATTTGAAGCGCTTGCCCACTTACAAATAGGGAATGTGGATGGTGAGTTATTGTTCTACCGCAAGGAGCCACATGAGTAA
- a CDS encoding DUF962 domain-containing protein has protein sequence MSKPYTSFAEFYPFYLSQHQHPWCRAAHYIGSCLVILILGYCLVSQNWRLLWTLPVVGYGFAWIGHALFEKNKPATFDYPWYSFVADWVMLFDFLGRLRK, from the coding sequence ATGAGTAAACCGTACACTTCATTTGCAGAATTTTATCCTTTCTATTTGTCCCAACACCAACATCCCTGGTGCCGCGCAGCGCATTATATCGGCAGCTGTTTGGTCATTTTGATTCTAGGGTATTGTTTGGTGAGTCAAAATTGGCGCTTGCTGTGGACGCTCCCTGTGGTGGGGTATGGCTTTGCCTGGATTGGTCACGCGTTATTTGAGAAAAATAAACCTGCCACCTTCGACTACCCTTGGTATTCCTTCGTGGCCGACTGGGTCATGTTATTTGATTTTCTCGGTCGGCTCCGTAAATGA
- a CDS encoding DUF3301 domain-containing protein: MMTDLLLILGLLLLAAFFWQLRQMAEISRLFAEKECRRQRVQLLDIAMLNARPTLGGDTGICWKSRFIFDFSTDGLNQFQGQIHMIGKRITKIEWPIFPEPEWSEAPNATGRFGGCGGQSCQSGKCK; encoded by the coding sequence ATGATGACAGATCTCTTATTAATTCTCGGCTTACTTTTGCTGGCCGCATTTTTCTGGCAATTAAGGCAAATGGCCGAAATCTCGCGCCTTTTTGCTGAAAAAGAATGCCGCCGTCAAAGAGTACAACTGCTTGATATTGCGATGCTGAACGCCAGGCCTACCCTGGGAGGGGATACCGGGATCTGCTGGAAATCACGCTTCATATTTGATTTCAGCACCGATGGGCTGAATCAATTCCAAGGGCAGATTCACATGATTGGTAAACGCATAACCAAAATTGAATGGCCTATATTCCCGGAACCTGAATGGAGCGAGGCCCCCAATGCCACCGGCCGTTTTGGTGGCTGCGGCGGTCAATCCTGCCAGTCAGGAAAATGTAAGTAA